The Aphis gossypii isolate Hap1 chromosome 3, ASM2018417v2, whole genome shotgun sequence genome includes a region encoding these proteins:
- the LOC114127492 gene encoding 52 kDa repressor of the inhibitor of the protein kinase-like, whose translation MLAVRLGLPPNDGIFRTIGDSFKRNSRSVRQIDTFFSKKPKLGFDNRQNESSISTSVPNSDHRNNLAIDIPCTNTLSASKSEQKNDSHINFDYSSDIGCFIGSKSIDNSSKANLLEKHWMPPINYEFPFCVVTKNGKQTKKYAQRSHLNKFHWLVLSHKDQGLYCKYCALFASGSGGGVQTNTPLKRLVKQPLKAFDDLLGEKGSLLTHQRNKYHQMSVEAGKSFLVTYHNPDLNVANQVCKQRMAQVKENRDRLRPIVSTIVLCGRQNIPLRGHRDDGKIILNVDKNEQNSVVANQEGNFRALLRFRIESGDSNLRQHLEVANSNATYISKTVQNELIDTCKDLIQEAILARVKEAKLFSLIFDETTDISHTEQLSLSIRYFYNGVIKEDFLTFCDAYEMIHFEDARAERRLTGVELSRIVEDLCFKFDIDLAWCVGIGTDSCSVMASETKGAVHELSKKATNAKRCPCNNHILNNSLAKSSKVSACRNASATMRKVVAFANASAKRHKVFEEELEGMALQGICETRWVERHDGHLQFQGDNLVKICNALHRITTWEDSKTASDAQCLRHVLCSSEFIIASVCLNDVLGTTVSLSRFLQTSSIDLKRATDAMKDTIFLLKQKRTNSDVVFQQLFSESKEISEQLDVEIRLPRIVPRQKHRENNQPGQTAEEYFRKSIYIPLLDSIIADLEERLSPEVLSLFNLGVFLPKTVYSEVDLVAVREAVKNYTELLHRPHISTVLSEFQLWVTKWKREVESGNKVPEFLPQVIEQCDTDLYPNINVLLQILATLPVSAATAERSFSTLRRLKTWLRSNMGEERLTGLALLNIHKNIAVNVDDIITRFGKTKQRRLNFVI comes from the exons atgttagcTGTTCGTCTTGGACTACCTCCAAATGATGGAATATTCCGTACAATA ggtgattcatttaaaagaaatagcAGGTCGGTAAGACAAATAGACACATTCTTCAGTAAGAAGCCAAAACTTGGGTTTGACAATCGACAAAACGAGTCATCTATATCTACTTCGGTACCTAATTCTGACCATAGAAATAATTTGGCGATTGACATTCCGTGTACGAATACGTTATCTGCATCTAAATCTGAACAGAAAAACGACTCCCATATCAATTTTGATTACTCTTCAGATATTGGTTGTTTTATAGGAAGCAAAAGCATTGACAATTCTTCTAAAGCTAATCTTCTTGAAAAACACTGGATGCCACCTATAAATTACGAATTTCCTTTTTGTGTGGTCACCAAGAATGGAAAACAAACCAAAAAGTACGCTCAAAGATCACATCTTAATAAATTCCACTGGCTCGTTTTATCACACAAAGACCAGGGGCTGTATTGCAAGTATTGTGCTCTATTTGCTTCAGGCTCAGGTGGTGGAGTTCAAACAAATACGCCTCTTAAACGGCTTGTTAAACAACCTTTAAAAGCTTTTGATGACCTACTTGGAGAAAAGGGGTCTCTATTAACACACCAGCGAAATAAATATCACCAAATGTCGGTCGAAGCTGGGAAAAGTTTTCTTGTAACTTACCATAACCCTGACCTTAATGTTGCTAACCAAGTCTGTAAGCAGCGAATGGCGCAGGTAAAAGAAAATAGAGATCGTTTGCGACCAATTGTCAgtacaattgtattatgtgGCCGCCAAAATATTCCCCTGCGTGGGCATAGGGACGAcggaaaaataattctaaatgttGACAAAAATGAGCAAAATAGCGTGGTAGCAAATCAAGAGGGGAATTTTAGAGCTCTCCTAAGGTTTCGTATCGAGTCAGGTGACTCAAATCTGCGTCAACATTTAGAAGTAGCAAACTCCAATGCAACATATATCAGCAAAACAGTGCAAAACGAACTGATCGATACATGTAAAGATTTGATTCAAGAAGCTATTTTAGCTAGAGTAAAGGAAgcgaaattattttcattaatatttgatgaaacAACTGATATCTCTCACACTGAGCAGCTGAGTCTCTCCATTCGATATTTCTATAATGGAGTAATCAAGGaggattttttaactttttgcgATGCTTACGAGATGATTCATTTTGAGGACGCAAGAGCAGAGCGTCGTTTGACAGGCGTTGAATTGTCACGTATAGTGGAAGatctttgttttaaatttgatattgatTTGGCATGGTGTGTTGGTATTGGTACAGATAGCTGCTCTGTGATGGCTTCTGAAACTAAGGGTGCAGTTCATGAACTTTCTAAAAAAGCCACTAACGCTAAGCGTTGTCCATGCAACaaccatattttaaacaattcattAGCCAAATCTTCAAAAGTTTCGGCTTGTCGTAATGCTTCAGCAACTATGAGGAAAGTAGTAGCTTTTGCTAATGCGTCAGCAAAACGGCACAAAGTCTTTGAAGAGGAGCTTGAAGGAATGGCTCTACAAGGAATATGTGAAACTCGTTGGGTTGAAAGGCATGATGGACACTTACAATTTCAAGGCGATAACTTGGTCAAAATATGTAATGCCCTGCACCGAATTACAACTTGGGAGGACAGCAAAACCGCGAGTGATGCTCAATGTCTCCGACATGTTTTATGTAGTTCTGAGTTCATTATTGCATCAGTATGTTTGAATGATGTCTTAG gaACAACTGTGTCACTTAGCCGTTTTCTTCAGACTTCGTCTATTGACTTGAAAAGGGCAACCGACGCAATGAAAGACACTATTTTTCTTCTGAAGCAAAAGAGAACAAATAGTGATGTTGTTTTCCAGCAATTATTTTCAGAGTCAAAAGAGATTTCCGAGCAGTTAGATGTGGAGATAAGATTACCAAGAATTGTTCCTAGACAGAAGCACCGAGAAAATAATCAGCCAGGTCAAACTGCAGAAGAATATTTCcgcaaaagtatatatattccTCTCTTGGATTCAATAATAGCAGATTTGGAAGAACGACTTTCTCCAGAGGTGCTTTCATTGTTTAATTTGGGtgtatttttaccaaaaactgTTTACTCAGAAGTTGATTTGGTAGCCGTACGGGAAGCAGTTAAAAACTACACTGAACTTCTACACAGGCCTCATATATCTACGGTATTGTCAGAATTTCAGCTTTGGGTTACAAAATGGAAACGTGAAGTAGAAAGTGGAAATAAAGTACCGGAATTCTTACCTCAGGTAATAGAACAGTGTGACACAGATTTATACCCAAATATAAATGTTCTATTGCAAATACTCGCAACACTTCCTGTAAGTGCAGCTACAGCGGAGCGATCGTTCTCCACTCTCAGGCGCCTTAAGACGTGGCTTCGTTCAAACATGGGAGAGGAACGCCTCACTGGTCTCGCTTTACTCAATATTCACAAGAATATAGCAGTAAATGTTGATGACATTATAACCAGATTtggaaaaacaaaacaaaggAGACTAAACTttgtcatttaa